One genomic segment of Nonomuraea coxensis DSM 45129 includes these proteins:
- a CDS encoding SpoIIE family protein phosphatase: protein MTMPDLEHALDALAGRVTSLREARTAYPDDLAPTLDATLAELDTAVELLAEAREQLRKAPKRTAGRKDGAQRELKLLRQVFRAFPVPVIVLDGGGVVRRINPETSRMLGSPDGYLVGRSFPLLVDVSRRAAFRSHLTSVLQTGQPSAFETRLAHQGRTHTVQVALTRLTMPGEPQQMVAAVALPTEVQLPEPGTRRPEQSDGALLIAAAKRQDLLVKMGKLLLDEQALLRPVAVARATRLLAAEWADWVIADLVRDGLARRTAVMGPKNLPVAELVRQVEASDPMGSQVVLQVLERRTGVVQEMVDDETLLGFSADGPLLTAMGAGSLVCVPVGNGDGALTLVRGHDRPPFTLADLAVLQEVGLQLGLAVRAQSSYQSRSRAADALSASVAPRNLPDVPGYEAAAVYHPGSSVGAEFYDVFPVSKGWGFALGGAAGKGEEAASVSAMVRGGLRVLSAWESDPDLVMRKVNEALVAQGTGMFVMAVAGFVKGRTLRMSSAGHHPAVLLQPDGGVRYAAGGGVPLGIAPEAETSVETLTVAPGETLVLYSEGLISSRNDRGEPYGEERLADVLARCAGQEPSAVVKAVEEDRNLFSGGQVWDEIVVFALRGV from the coding sequence ATGACCATGCCGGACCTCGAACATGCGCTGGACGCGCTGGCCGGGCGCGTCACGTCGCTGCGTGAGGCGAGGACCGCCTACCCCGACGACCTCGCGCCCACGCTCGACGCGACCCTCGCCGAGCTCGACACCGCCGTCGAGCTGCTGGCCGAGGCGCGCGAGCAGCTGCGCAAGGCCCCCAAGCGCACGGCGGGCAGGAAGGACGGCGCGCAGCGCGAGCTGAAGCTGCTGCGGCAGGTGTTCAGGGCGTTCCCCGTTCCGGTGATCGTGCTCGACGGCGGCGGCGTGGTCAGGCGCATCAACCCCGAGACCTCGCGGATGCTGGGCAGCCCCGACGGCTACCTGGTCGGCCGCTCGTTCCCGCTGCTGGTGGACGTCTCGCGGCGGGCGGCGTTCCGCTCGCACCTGACGTCGGTGCTGCAGACCGGGCAGCCATCGGCGTTCGAGACCAGGCTGGCGCACCAGGGGCGCACCCACACCGTGCAGGTGGCGCTGACCAGGCTGACGATGCCGGGCGAGCCGCAGCAGATGGTGGCGGCCGTGGCGCTGCCGACGGAGGTGCAGCTTCCCGAGCCGGGCACGCGGCGGCCGGAGCAGTCCGACGGCGCGCTGCTCATCGCCGCGGCCAAGCGGCAGGACCTGCTGGTCAAGATGGGCAAGCTGCTCCTGGACGAGCAGGCGCTGCTGCGGCCGGTCGCGGTGGCGCGGGCCACCCGCCTGCTGGCGGCCGAGTGGGCCGACTGGGTGATCGCCGATCTCGTACGCGACGGCCTTGCGCGCCGCACGGCGGTGATGGGGCCGAAGAACCTGCCGGTGGCGGAGCTGGTACGCCAGGTCGAGGCGAGCGACCCGATGGGCAGCCAGGTGGTGCTGCAGGTGCTGGAGCGGCGCACCGGCGTGGTCCAGGAGATGGTGGACGACGAGACGCTGCTGGGCTTCTCCGCCGACGGGCCGCTGCTGACGGCGATGGGCGCGGGCTCGCTGGTGTGCGTGCCGGTCGGCAACGGCGACGGCGCGCTGACGCTGGTGCGCGGGCACGACCGGCCGCCGTTCACGCTGGCGGACCTCGCGGTGCTGCAGGAGGTCGGGCTCCAGCTCGGCCTCGCGGTACGCGCCCAGAGCAGCTACCAGAGCCGTTCGCGGGCGGCGGACGCCCTGTCGGCGAGCGTGGCGCCGCGCAACCTGCCCGACGTGCCCGGCTACGAGGCGGCGGCCGTCTACCATCCCGGCTCGTCGGTGGGCGCGGAGTTCTACGACGTGTTCCCGGTCTCGAAGGGCTGGGGTTTCGCGCTGGGCGGCGCGGCGGGCAAGGGCGAGGAGGCGGCCTCGGTCAGCGCCATGGTGCGCGGCGGCCTGCGTGTGCTGAGCGCCTGGGAGTCCGATCCCGACCTGGTGATGCGCAAGGTCAACGAGGCGCTGGTGGCGCAGGGCACGGGCATGTTCGTGATGGCGGTCGCCGGGTTCGTCAAGGGGCGTACGCTGCGGATGTCGTCGGCCGGCCACCATCCGGCGGTGCTGCTGCAGCCCGACGGGGGCGTGCGCTACGCGGCCGGCGGCGGCGTGCCGCTGGGCATCGCGCCCGAGGCGGAGACGAGCGTGGAGACGCTGACGGTGGCTCCCGGGGAGACGCTGGTGCTCTATTCGGAGGGCCTGATCTCCTCCAGGAACGACCGGGGCGAGCCGTACGGCGAGGAGCGCCTGGCCGATGTGCTCGCCAGATGCGCGGGCCAGGAGCCCAGCGCGGTGGTGAAGGCGGTCGAGGAGGACCGCAACCTGTTCTCCGGTGGCCAGGTTTGGGACGAGATCGTGGTGTTCGCCCTGCGGGGTGTCTGA
- a CDS encoding ANTAR domain-containing response regulator, which yields MESTALITPGLARDLAALGRLGEDTSMESVLRGLTTALAAGVPGCAGASAEHWRDQRVLVSGSHSELIMLVEGEREVGEGPSVEARKSGARASVSDVLTDGRWPRYDALATRWGVRSALAVPIDVAQAQLVVGLYSVRPGAFSPQGAHSLTDMLTEQLGVAMANMWDFEEVRTDAAQLQEALAGRALIDQAKGIIMQTSGCSAEDAFEELRRISQHHQVKVADLARLLVEEHQRKSRR from the coding sequence ATGGAATCGACCGCCCTGATCACCCCCGGTCTCGCCCGTGACCTCGCAGCTCTCGGCCGCCTCGGCGAGGACACCTCGATGGAGAGCGTACTGAGGGGTCTCACCACGGCGCTGGCGGCCGGCGTCCCCGGCTGCGCGGGCGCCTCCGCCGAGCACTGGCGCGACCAGCGGGTACTCGTCTCCGGCTCGCACAGCGAGCTGATCATGCTCGTCGAGGGCGAACGCGAGGTCGGCGAGGGCCCGTCCGTGGAGGCCAGGAAGAGCGGCGCCCGCGCGTCGGTGTCCGACGTGCTCACCGACGGCCGCTGGCCCCGCTACGACGCCCTCGCCACCCGCTGGGGCGTGCGCTCGGCGCTGGCCGTGCCCATCGACGTGGCCCAGGCCCAGCTCGTCGTCGGTCTTTACTCCGTACGGCCCGGCGCCTTCTCGCCGCAGGGCGCCCACTCGCTCACCGACATGCTGACCGAGCAGCTCGGCGTCGCCATGGCCAACATGTGGGACTTCGAGGAGGTGCGCACCGATGCCGCCCAGCTCCAGGAGGCGCTCGCCGGCCGCGCGCTCATCGACCAGGCCAAGGGCATCATCATGCAGACCAGCGGATGCAGCGCCGAGGACGCCTTCGAGGAGCTGCGCAGGATCTCGCAGCACCACCAGGTCAAGGTGGCGGACCTCGCCAGGCTCCTCGTGGAGGAGCACCAGCGCAAGTCACGCCGCTGA
- a CDS encoding STAS domain-containing protein has protein sequence MPENGDGTTAALSLTSSAVDGITVIRVDGVLDATTREQFADYLSMAGADVILDLAGVTFMDSRALGLIVHHWQTSLASGSRFALVGVEYSKSKVMWITGLAQRLPLYDTLDDALAAIG, from the coding sequence ATGCCGGAGAATGGCGACGGGACCACGGCGGCCCTGAGCCTGACGTCGTCCGCCGTCGACGGGATCACCGTGATCCGCGTCGACGGCGTGCTCGACGCGACCACGCGCGAGCAGTTCGCCGATTACCTGTCGATGGCGGGCGCCGACGTCATCCTGGATCTCGCCGGGGTGACGTTCATGGACTCCCGCGCGCTCGGCCTGATCGTCCACCACTGGCAGACGAGCCTGGCCTCCGGGTCGAGGTTCGCGCTGGTCGGCGTGGAGTACTCCAAGTCGAAGGTGATGTGGATCACGGGCCTGGCGCAGCGCCTGCCCCTCTACGACACGCTCGACGACGCCCTGGCCGCCATCGGCTGA
- a CDS encoding SigB/SigF/SigG family RNA polymerase sigma factor — translation MAVQEYVLEEMTAEELLAEMSREDTPDSLRERLRERIVEMHRPLAMEIARRYRYRGEPLEDLLQAAYVGLMKAVNGFDASLGHAFRGYAVVTMTGEVKRHFRDRTWAIRVPRLYQERRSELNRLVADLSQDLGRSPTVAELAAKMNITEEDVLLTLDASAAYSTLSLDAPLGTDDDAASLGDVIPEDDDTLSTMVDREAVKPLIDALPSREKHILLLRFFGNMTQAEIAAEFGISQMHVSRILRKVLDQLRTELVG, via the coding sequence ATGGCTGTGCAGGAATACGTCCTCGAGGAGATGACCGCCGAAGAACTCCTGGCCGAGATGTCCCGCGAGGACACCCCCGACAGCCTCAGGGAGCGGCTGCGCGAGCGCATCGTCGAGATGCACCGGCCGCTCGCCATGGAGATCGCCCGGCGCTACCGCTACCGTGGCGAGCCGTTGGAGGATCTCCTCCAAGCCGCGTATGTTGGCCTGATGAAGGCCGTCAACGGCTTCGACGCGAGCCTCGGACACGCGTTCAGGGGCTACGCGGTCGTCACGATGACAGGGGAGGTCAAGCGTCATTTCCGCGACCGCACCTGGGCCATCCGGGTGCCGCGCCTGTACCAGGAGCGCCGCTCCGAGCTCAACAGGCTCGTCGCCGACCTCAGCCAGGACCTCGGCCGCTCGCCGACCGTCGCTGAGCTCGCCGCGAAGATGAACATCACCGAGGAGGACGTCCTGCTCACGCTCGACGCCTCCGCCGCCTACAGCACCCTCTCGCTCGACGCGCCGCTCGGCACCGACGACGACGCCGCCTCGCTCGGCGACGTCATCCCGGAGGACGACGACACGCTGAGCACGATGGTCGACAGGGAAGCGGTCAAACCGCTCATCGACGCGCTTCCCTCGCGCGAGAAACACATTCTGCTGCTACGGTTCTTCGGCAACATGACGCAGGCGGAGATAGCCGCTGAGTTCGGGATCTCCCAGATGCACGTCTCGCGCATCCTCAGGAAAGTACTGGACCAGCTACGCACCGAGCTGGTGGGTTGA
- a CDS encoding ATP-binding protein, whose amino-acid sequence MNEDVEPQTGYTSPPPGAPVKRLRFRLPDLPEVRQFAEDGARDAGMPEESIGDFVIAVNEVATNAVTHGADQAVLRTWVVSGDVVVEVHDEGTWKPGPMPGAVGGMGLWVARLLSSDLTLRVGDGGSTVIMRFPGK is encoded by the coding sequence GTGAACGAGGACGTCGAGCCTCAGACGGGCTACACGAGCCCGCCACCCGGCGCGCCCGTGAAACGGCTCCGGTTCCGGCTGCCGGACCTGCCTGAGGTCCGGCAGTTCGCCGAGGACGGAGCCCGCGACGCCGGCATGCCCGAGGAGTCGATCGGCGACTTCGTCATCGCCGTCAACGAGGTGGCCACCAACGCCGTCACGCACGGCGCCGACCAGGCCGTCCTGCGCACCTGGGTGGTGAGCGGCGACGTGGTGGTCGAGGTGCACGACGAGGGCACCTGGAAGCCGGGGCCGATGCCCGGCGCCGTGGGCGGCATGGGGCTGTGGGTCGCCCGGCTGCTGTCGTCCGACCTGACGCTGCGCGTCGGCGACGGCGGCAGCACCGTGATCATGCGCTTCCCCGGCAAGTGA
- a CDS encoding group I intron-associated PD-(D/E)XK endonuclease: MAEALSVTVPRQMRITIRRHAAKLGIPTDHLPDDAPSPQEGLLRHLRAAGTTIAAAWFTLRGHAPSLPLEAQPYDLLVDMGDVVQRVQVKTCMTKREVTIGRRLPGTSKGALVPYGIDEVDAFFLLDGELSIFLIPISEVAGKLRISLAKHRRFRVGSAISLIR, encoded by the coding sequence GTGGCCGAAGCCTTGAGCGTGACGGTCCCGAGACAGATGCGGATCACCATTCGACGTCACGCCGCGAAACTCGGCATCCCCACTGATCACCTCCCTGACGACGCGCCTTCTCCACAGGAGGGACTCCTACGGCACCTCCGCGCTGCGGGGACCACCATCGCAGCCGCCTGGTTCACCTTGAGAGGCCACGCCCCTTCCCTCCCGCTGGAAGCCCAGCCTTATGACCTGCTCGTCGACATGGGAGACGTCGTCCAGCGAGTGCAGGTCAAGACCTGCATGACCAAGCGGGAGGTGACCATCGGCCGTCGTCTGCCGGGCACCTCCAAGGGGGCCCTGGTCCCCTACGGGATCGATGAGGTGGACGCGTTCTTCCTCCTCGACGGAGAGCTGTCGATCTTCCTCATCCCCATCTCCGAGGTAGCGGGCAAGCTCCGCATCTCACTGGCGAAACACCGCCGATTCCGCGTCGGCTCGGCGATCAGCTTGATCAGGTAG
- a CDS encoding putative quinol monooxygenase, translating into MVIIAGHVVVDPEQRERYLAECVGVIELARRAPGCLDFAVSADLVDAGRVNIFERWESLSAVEAFRSGGPSGTQRAVMLAASVAEYEVADVRSLT; encoded by the coding sequence ATGGTGATCATCGCGGGGCATGTCGTCGTCGACCCCGAACAGCGCGAGCGCTATCTCGCGGAGTGTGTGGGCGTCATCGAGCTGGCCCGCCGCGCACCCGGCTGCCTGGACTTCGCCGTCAGCGCGGACCTGGTGGACGCCGGCCGCGTCAACATCTTCGAGCGCTGGGAGTCGCTGTCGGCCGTCGAGGCGTTCAGGAGTGGCGGCCCCAGTGGTACGCAACGTGCCGTGATGCTGGCCGCCTCGGTGGCCGAGTACGAGGTCGCGGACGTGCGCTCGCTGACCTGA
- a CDS encoding universal stress protein codes for MMRGPVVAGTDGSPSSAMAVEWAATDARRRGLPLRIVHVCEQWTLGVDTSKYCEGALEAAADRARALSADVQVSTAMLGGNVIDALLAESVSAESLVLGSRGVGGFAGMMLGSVGLAVAGHAAGPVVIVRGSAGTEHGVVVAGDDGSAGAGEAVAYAIDQARAQEARLRVIFAWRVPVVGSSWPVQGPQLAAFFEEDARAARARADRWREANPDVVIIDEQLRDHPVAALTKAAATADLVVVGSRGLGGFSSAVLGSISHGVLHHARCPVAVVRPHQGAAQEGP; via the coding sequence ATGATGCGTGGACCTGTCGTGGCCGGTACGGACGGCTCTCCGTCATCGGCGATGGCCGTGGAGTGGGCCGCCACGGACGCCCGCAGGCGGGGTTTGCCGCTGAGGATCGTGCACGTCTGCGAACAGTGGACGCTCGGCGTGGACACCTCGAAGTACTGCGAGGGCGCGCTGGAGGCCGCCGCGGACCGGGCCCGCGCGCTGAGCGCGGACGTCCAGGTCAGTACGGCCATGCTGGGCGGCAACGTGATCGACGCGCTGCTGGCCGAGTCGGTGTCCGCCGAGAGCCTGGTGCTCGGCAGCAGGGGAGTGGGCGGGTTCGCCGGCATGATGCTCGGGTCGGTGGGGCTGGCCGTGGCCGGGCACGCCGCCGGGCCCGTCGTGATCGTCCGCGGCAGCGCCGGCACCGAGCACGGTGTGGTCGTGGCCGGCGACGACGGCTCGGCGGGGGCCGGGGAGGCCGTGGCGTACGCCATCGACCAGGCCCGCGCCCAGGAGGCCCGGCTGCGGGTGATCTTCGCCTGGCGGGTGCCGGTGGTGGGGTCCTCGTGGCCGGTCCAGGGCCCTCAGCTCGCCGCCTTCTTCGAGGAGGACGCGCGGGCGGCCCGCGCGCGGGCGGACCGCTGGCGGGAGGCGAACCCCGACGTCGTGATCATCGACGAGCAACTGCGCGACCATCCCGTGGCCGCGCTCACCAAGGCCGCGGCCACGGCGGACCTCGTCGTCGTCGGCTCGCGCGGGCTGGGCGGGTTCTCCTCGGCGGTGCTCGGCTCGATCAGCCACGGCGTGCTGCACCACGCGAGGTGCCCGGTGGCCGTGGTACGGCCACACCAAGGCGCCGCCCAGGAGGGGCCATGA
- a CDS encoding universal stress protein, translating to MTGPIIVGVDGSAPSVAAVGWAADDAARVGAELRIVHVLDRPPYEIFTGQQDPLRRAAARMLADAESAVRARQPAVKVSARTVEGAPAAVLRELEASEVVVGNRGVGEFAGALLGSVTMEVAARARCPVVVVRAEPCAETGVIGVGVDDSDTCEPALGYAFARARSYGATLRPVHAWQVPVHAFAPEISYDLDEVREARQRAVSARLAPWRARFPDVEVVEDVQNAHPIDALTGVACDLVVVGSHGRGALGSLFLGSVSRGVLHHARCPVAVVRPQE from the coding sequence ATGACCGGCCCGATCATCGTGGGCGTGGATGGCTCCGCCCCGAGCGTCGCGGCCGTCGGGTGGGCCGCCGACGACGCGGCCAGGGTCGGCGCCGAGCTGCGGATCGTGCACGTCCTGGACCGGCCGCCGTACGAGATCTTCACGGGGCAGCAGGATCCGCTGCGGCGCGCGGCGGCCAGGATGCTGGCGGACGCCGAGTCGGCCGTGCGGGCCAGGCAGCCGGCGGTGAAGGTGAGCGCCCGCACGGTGGAGGGCGCGCCCGCGGCCGTGCTGCGGGAGCTGGAGGCGAGCGAGGTCGTCGTCGGCAACCGGGGCGTGGGCGAGTTCGCCGGCGCCCTGCTCGGCTCGGTCACCATGGAGGTGGCCGCGCGGGCGCGCTGCCCCGTGGTCGTGGTGCGGGCCGAGCCCTGTGCGGAGACCGGCGTGATCGGGGTCGGCGTGGACGACTCCGACACCTGCGAGCCGGCCCTCGGCTACGCCTTCGCGCGGGCCCGCTCGTACGGCGCCACGCTGCGCCCGGTCCACGCCTGGCAGGTGCCCGTGCACGCCTTCGCCCCCGAGATCTCCTACGACCTGGACGAGGTCCGCGAGGCCCGCCAACGGGCCGTCAGCGCGCGGCTCGCGCCGTGGCGGGCGAGGTTCCCGGACGTCGAGGTCGTCGAGGACGTCCAGAACGCGCACCCCATCGACGCGCTCACCGGCGTGGCGTGCGACCTGGTCGTCGTCGGCTCCCACGGGCGCGGCGCGCTCGGCTCGCTGTTCCTCGGGTCGGTCAGCAGAGGGGTGCTCCACCACGCGCGCTGCCCGGTCGCGGTGGTCCGCCCCCAGGAGTGA
- a CDS encoding Hsp20/alpha crystallin family protein, producing the protein MTLLERRSARFPFPEVAEWLENPMFSFRPFGQIVRIEDYVADGRYVLRAELPGVDPDKDVEVTVDDNVLYIRAEKTHKISEPRRSEFAYGSLTRAVTLPATARTDDVKATYKAGILEVSVGLAEGEKAEGRRIAVEH; encoded by the coding sequence ATGACCCTGCTCGAACGGAGGAGCGCGAGGTTCCCGTTCCCGGAGGTGGCGGAGTGGCTGGAGAACCCGATGTTCTCGTTCCGGCCCTTCGGCCAGATCGTCCGGATCGAGGACTACGTCGCCGACGGCCGCTACGTGCTGCGTGCCGAACTGCCCGGCGTCGACCCCGACAAGGACGTCGAGGTGACCGTGGATGACAACGTGCTGTACATCCGGGCCGAGAAGACGCACAAGATCTCCGAGCCGCGCCGCTCCGAGTTCGCCTACGGCTCGCTCACCCGGGCGGTGACGCTGCCCGCCACGGCGAGGACGGACGATGTCAAGGCCACGTACAAGGCCGGCATCCTCGAGGTCAGCGTGGGGCTGGCCGAGGGGGAGAAGGCCGAGGGCAGGCGGATCGCCGTCGAGCACTGA
- a CDS encoding cation-translocating P-type ATPase yields the protein MGASEVGRRSGLSSEEASARLRRDGPNLLPSRPPVALWRRVAGQLRDPLIIVLLVAAALTAFTGDWPDMAVIMLVIVVNTTVGVAQEVRADRAITALTELTAPVARVVRDGAQRQIPAADVVTGDLLVLAEGDIVPADARVEEAAALLVDESALTGESVPVDKLPGEEVSAGTVVARGRGRAEVTATGSASAAGRIAALMSKGSGLTPLQRRLMGVGRLLAGVTVFLCVVVGALGLMRGQPVELMVVTAISLVVAAVPESLPAVVTLSLALGARRMAARQALVRRLHAVETLGSVTVLATDKTGTLTEGRMVVRHLWTPTAEATLTGTGYGPAGQVEGDPPAAFADLLTAAALCNDARLLEDEDGHWQALGDPTEAALLAAAAKIGLDRAGLHDRYPRLAERPFDSVRKRMSTVHGRPGGGALVVCKGAPEAVLRPPVLAGDPASHLRAAEEAERLAGAGYRVLAVARADLAAVPDEAPEHGLELLGLVGIVDPPRQAAAGAVADCRRAGIRPVLITGDHPGTARAIATELGIIDPGAPVADCRDLPVQGGAAVYARATPEQKLDLIEGMRAGGDVVAMTGDGVNDGPALRRADIGVAMGRRGTEVARQAADLVLADDDLDTVVAAVEEGRRVYANIRRFLVYGLSGGAAEIAVMLLGPLFGLALPLLPAQILWINLLTHGLPGVALGGEPSDPAAMNRPPRPPEQSILRAGLWQRVIRIAVVLTAVTLGVAVWALHTGRPWQSMAFFALGAAQLGVALGSRARPGSTANLMLPLAVAGALVLQLAGLYVPLLRDLLGTEPLSAGDLLVAAALSVLGYAAARLDRFLHREPVPPARQ from the coding sequence ATGGGCGCATCGGAGGTCGGCCGCCGATCGGGGTTGTCCTCGGAGGAGGCGAGCGCGCGGCTGCGCAGGGACGGGCCCAACCTGCTGCCTTCCCGCCCTCCGGTGGCGCTGTGGCGGCGGGTGGCCGGGCAGCTCCGCGACCCGCTGATCATCGTGCTGCTGGTGGCCGCGGCGCTGACCGCGTTCACCGGCGACTGGCCGGACATGGCCGTGATCATGCTGGTGATCGTGGTCAACACCACCGTGGGGGTGGCGCAGGAGGTCCGCGCGGACCGGGCCATCACCGCGCTGACCGAGCTCACCGCGCCCGTGGCCCGGGTCGTACGCGACGGGGCACAGCGGCAGATCCCGGCGGCCGACGTCGTGACCGGCGACCTGCTGGTACTGGCGGAAGGCGACATCGTGCCGGCCGACGCCCGTGTGGAGGAGGCCGCGGCGCTGCTGGTGGACGAGTCGGCGCTCACCGGCGAGTCGGTCCCCGTGGACAAGCTCCCCGGCGAGGAGGTGTCGGCGGGCACGGTCGTGGCGCGCGGCCGGGGCCGGGCCGAGGTCACGGCCACCGGCTCGGCCAGCGCGGCCGGGCGCATCGCCGCGCTGATGTCGAAGGGCTCCGGCCTGACGCCCCTGCAGCGGCGCCTGATGGGGGTGGGGCGGCTGCTGGCCGGTGTCACCGTGTTCCTGTGCGTGGTGGTCGGCGCGCTCGGCCTGATGCGGGGCCAGCCGGTCGAGCTGATGGTGGTGACCGCGATCAGCCTGGTGGTGGCGGCCGTGCCCGAGTCGCTGCCGGCCGTGGTCACGCTGAGCCTGGCGCTGGGCGCGCGGCGGATGGCCGCGCGGCAGGCTCTCGTACGCCGCCTGCACGCCGTCGAGACGCTCGGCTCGGTGACGGTCCTCGCCACCGACAAGACCGGCACCCTCACCGAGGGCCGCATGGTCGTCCGGCACCTGTGGACCCCCACGGCCGAGGCCACGCTCACCGGCACCGGCTACGGCCCCGCCGGCCAGGTCGAGGGCGATCCGCCCGCCGCGTTCGCGGACCTGCTCACCGCCGCCGCCCTGTGCAACGACGCCCGCCTCCTGGAGGACGAGGACGGCCACTGGCAGGCGCTCGGCGACCCCACCGAGGCCGCGCTGCTCGCCGCCGCCGCCAAGATCGGCCTCGACCGCGCCGGCCTCCACGATCGCTATCCGCGCCTGGCCGAACGCCCCTTCGACAGCGTGCGCAAGCGGATGAGCACCGTGCACGGGCGGCCCGGCGGCGGGGCCCTGGTGGTCTGCAAGGGCGCTCCCGAGGCCGTGCTGCGCCCGCCGGTGCTCGCCGGTGATCCCGCGTCGCACCTCCGGGCCGCGGAGGAGGCCGAGCGGCTGGCCGGCGCGGGCTACCGGGTGCTGGCCGTCGCCCGCGCCGACCTCGCGGCGGTGCCGGACGAGGCGCCCGAGCACGGGCTGGAGCTGCTCGGGCTGGTCGGCATCGTCGATCCGCCGCGCCAGGCCGCCGCCGGCGCGGTCGCCGACTGCCGCCGGGCGGGGATCCGGCCGGTGCTCATCACCGGCGACCATCCGGGCACGGCCCGCGCCATCGCCACCGAGCTCGGCATCATCGACCCCGGCGCCCCTGTCGCCGACTGCCGTGACCTGCCCGTCCAGGGCGGCGCGGCCGTCTACGCCCGCGCCACGCCCGAGCAGAAGCTCGATCTCATCGAGGGCATGCGCGCGGGCGGCGACGTGGTGGCGATGACCGGCGACGGCGTCAACGACGGCCCCGCGCTGCGCCGCGCCGACATCGGGGTGGCCATGGGAAGGCGCGGCACCGAGGTGGCCCGCCAGGCCGCCGACCTGGTGCTGGCCGACGACGACCTGGACACGGTGGTGGCCGCCGTCGAGGAGGGCAGGCGCGTCTACGCCAACATCCGCCGCTTCCTCGTCTACGGCCTGTCCGGCGGCGCGGCCGAGATCGCCGTCATGCTGCTGGGGCCGCTCTTCGGGCTGGCGCTGCCGCTGCTGCCGGCCCAGATCCTGTGGATCAACCTGCTCACGCACGGCCTGCCCGGCGTCGCGCTCGGTGGCGAGCCCTCGGACCCCGCCGCGATGAACCGCCCGCCCCGCCCGCCCGAGCAGAGCATCCTGCGCGCGGGCCTCTGGCAGCGCGTCATCCGCATCGCCGTCGTGCTGACCGCCGTCACGCTCGGCGTCGCCGTCTGGGCGCTGCACACCGGCCGCCCCTGGCAGAGCATGGCCTTCTTCGCCCTCGGCGCCGCCCAGCTCGGCGTGGCGCTCGGCTCGCGGGCCCGCCCCGGCTCGACGGCCAACCTCATGCTGCCGCTCGCCGTGGCGGGGGCGCTCGTGCTCCAGCTCGCGGGCCTGTACGTGCCGCTGCTGCGCGACCTGCTCGGCACCGAGCCCCTGAGCGCCGGCGACCTGCTCGTCGCGGCCGCCCTGTCGGTCCTCGGCTACGCCGCGGCCCGCCTGGACCGGTTCCTGCACCGTGAGCCCGTCCCACCGGCACGCCAATAA
- a CDS encoding peptidoglycan-binding domain-containing protein translates to MRRRAALPAAVVAGGAVVAAVVAAATARDGEPPEAAAPATTAAITRSDLVDELTVPGTLGYAARRALPNQARGVISDTRPEGGVVRRGEWLYEVAGRPVLLLYGETPVYRRLSRGSRGKDVKQLERNLKALGQDPGGIDGVFTAETEKAVESWQGASGLPRTGRVDGAQVIVAPGPVRVAEVTGAKGEPAGATAVTVTDTTLIVHIDLPVTSRRLVTPRAEVGLEGPSGERATGRVTSIGDVARRPREQGGGPTLDVEVTLDGELDGYDQAPVAVAMRGETRTGVLSVPVEALLAVREGGYAVRVAEDTGRRVVKVTTGLFAAGRVEIAGAGLRAGMKVEVPGD, encoded by the coding sequence GTGAGACGACGCGCCGCCCTGCCGGCCGCCGTGGTGGCCGGCGGCGCCGTCGTGGCGGCCGTCGTGGCCGCCGCGACCGCCCGCGACGGCGAGCCGCCCGAGGCCGCCGCGCCCGCCACGACGGCCGCCATCACCCGGTCGGACCTCGTGGACGAGCTCACCGTGCCCGGCACCCTGGGCTACGCCGCCCGCCGCGCCCTGCCCAACCAGGCCCGCGGCGTGATCAGCGACACCCGGCCCGAAGGCGGCGTCGTCCGCAGGGGCGAATGGCTCTACGAGGTCGCGGGCAGGCCCGTGCTCCTCCTGTACGGCGAGACGCCCGTCTACCGGCGGCTGTCACGGGGGTCGCGGGGCAAGGACGTCAAGCAGCTCGAACGCAACCTCAAGGCCCTCGGCCAGGACCCCGGCGGCATCGACGGCGTCTTCACCGCCGAGACGGAGAAGGCGGTCGAGTCCTGGCAGGGCGCGAGCGGCCTGCCCAGGACCGGCCGGGTGGACGGCGCGCAGGTGATCGTGGCGCCCGGTCCTGTCCGCGTCGCCGAGGTCACCGGCGCCAAGGGCGAGCCGGCCGGCGCGACGGCCGTCACCGTGACCGACACGACGCTGATCGTGCACATCGACCTGCCGGTCACCAGCCGGCGCCTGGTGACGCCGCGGGCGGAGGTCGGGCTGGAGGGCCCGTCGGGCGAGCGCGCCACCGGCCGCGTCACGTCGATCGGCGACGTCGCCCGCCGGCCGCGGGAGCAGGGCGGCGGGCCGACCCTCGACGTCGAGGTGACCCTGGACGGCGAGCTCGACGGCTACGACCAGGCGCCGGTCGCGGTGGCGATGCGCGGCGAGACGCGGACCGGCGTGCTGTCGGTCCCGGTCGAGGCGCTGCTCGCGGTGCGCGAGGGAGGGTACGCCGTGCGCGTCGCCGAGGACACGGGCCGGCGCGTCGTCAAGGTGACGACGGGCCTGTTCGCCGCCGGGCGGGTGGAGATCGCCGGCGCCGGGCTCCGGGCCGGGATGAAGGTCGAGGTGCCCGGTGATTGA